A section of the Rhizobium sp. Pop5 genome encodes:
- a CDS encoding gluconokinase, with translation MPDMRMNKPHAIIVMGVSGCGKSSVGEKLAEALHLHFVEGDALHPASNVEKMSKGIPLTDEDRMPWLDRIGEEMKASLAKGEGIIVSCSALKRIYRDRLRAATGGTLFFVYLEGSKALLTRRMGERKGHFMPTSLLESQLATLEVPTREQGVVTVDIDDTMEGITATALRDLAEFGVTA, from the coding sequence ATGCCGGATATGCGGATGAACAAACCCCATGCGATCATCGTCATGGGGGTGAGCGGCTGTGGCAAATCCTCCGTCGGCGAAAAGCTCGCCGAAGCGCTTCATCTGCATTTCGTCGAAGGCGATGCGCTTCACCCGGCTTCCAATGTCGAGAAGATGTCGAAGGGCATTCCGCTGACCGATGAGGACCGGATGCCCTGGCTCGACCGCATCGGCGAGGAAATGAAGGCCTCGCTGGCGAAGGGCGAGGGCATCATCGTTTCATGCTCGGCGCTGAAGCGCATCTACCGCGACAGGCTGCGGGCTGCTACCGGCGGCACTCTCTTCTTCGTCTATCTCGAAGGTTCCAAGGCCCTGCTGACGCGCCGCATGGGCGAGCGCAAAGGACATTTCATGCCGACCTCGCTGCTCGAAAGCCAACTGGCGACACTCGAGGTGCCCACGCGCGAACAAGGCGTCGTCACCGTCGACATCGACGATACGATGGAAGGCATCACCGCGACGGCCCTCAGAGACCTCGCGGAGTTCGGCGTCACGGCTTGA
- the rirA gene encoding iron-responsive transcriptional regulator RirA, whose protein sequence is MRLTKQTNYAVRMLMYCAANEGHLSRIPEIAKAYGVSELFLFKILQPLNKAGLVETVRGRNGGVRLGKPAAEITLFDVVRVTEDSFAMAECFEDDGMVECPLVDSCGLNSALRKALNAFFGVLSEYTIDDLVKARPQINFLLGLTGEKEYRKPAVVAPAA, encoded by the coding sequence ATGCGGTTGACGAAGCAGACGAACTACGCGGTTCGCATGTTGATGTATTGTGCCGCCAACGAGGGGCACCTGAGCCGGATTCCGGAAATCGCCAAGGCCTATGGCGTCTCGGAGCTCTTTCTTTTCAAGATTCTTCAGCCGCTCAACAAGGCGGGCCTCGTCGAGACCGTGCGCGGTCGCAACGGCGGCGTGCGCTTGGGTAAGCCGGCGGCCGAGATCACTCTTTTCGATGTCGTGCGCGTGACGGAAGACAGTTTCGCCATGGCCGAATGCTTCGAAGACGACGGCATGGTCGAATGTCCGCTGGTCGACAGCTGCGGCCTGAACTCCGCCCTGCGCAAGGCGCTGAACGCCTTTTTCGGCGTGCTTTCGGAATATACGATCGACGACCTCGTCAAGGCGCGTCCGCAGATCAACTTCCTTCTCGGGCTCACCGGCGAGAAGGAATACCGCAAACCCGCGGTTGTCGCTCCCGCGGCCTGA
- a CDS encoding ABC transporter ATP-binding protein: MALLEIENLTVEFQTSSGLFRAVDGVSLTCDKGEILSVVGESGSGKSVAMLALMGLLPWTAKITADRMQFDGQDLRGISARQRRKIVGKDMAMIFQEPMSSLNPCFTVGFQLGETLRVHMGLNRKERRERSIELLNLVGIPAPEDRLSNFPHQMSGGMSQRVMIAMALACNPKLLIADEPTTALDVTIQAQILDLLVRLQKEQGMALVLITHDMGVVAETAERVQVQYAGQKVEEQPVKALFRDPHHPYTAALLAALPERAEVGHRLPSIAGVVPGQHGRPTGCLFAPRCGYGTVECERGVVRQGPELGLALCNYPLKDGKPLGHPGVMAVQTAGDLV, translated from the coding sequence ATGGCACTTCTCGAAATCGAAAATCTGACCGTCGAATTCCAGACATCATCCGGTCTCTTCCGCGCTGTCGATGGCGTATCGCTTACCTGCGACAAGGGTGAAATCCTCTCGGTCGTCGGCGAATCCGGCTCGGGTAAATCCGTCGCCATGCTGGCCCTGATGGGCCTTCTGCCGTGGACGGCCAAAATCACTGCCGACCGCATGCAGTTCGACGGCCAGGATCTGCGCGGCATTTCCGCCCGCCAGCGCCGCAAGATCGTCGGCAAGGACATGGCGATGATCTTCCAGGAGCCGATGTCGAGCCTCAATCCGTGCTTCACGGTCGGCTTCCAGCTCGGCGAGACGCTGCGCGTCCATATGGGCCTCAATCGCAAGGAACGCCGCGAACGCTCGATCGAGCTCCTCAATCTCGTTGGCATTCCGGCGCCCGAAGACCGCCTGTCGAACTTCCCGCACCAGATGTCGGGCGGCATGAGCCAGCGCGTCATGATCGCCATGGCGCTCGCCTGCAATCCGAAGCTCCTGATCGCCGACGAGCCGACCACCGCGCTCGACGTGACGATCCAGGCGCAGATCCTCGATTTGCTCGTCCGCCTGCAGAAAGAGCAGGGCATGGCGCTGGTGCTGATCACTCATGACATGGGTGTTGTCGCCGAAACCGCCGAGCGTGTGCAGGTGCAATATGCCGGCCAGAAGGTCGAGGAGCAGCCGGTCAAGGCGCTGTTTCGCGATCCGCATCATCCGTATACGGCAGCGTTGCTTGCCGCCCTGCCGGAACGCGCGGAAGTCGGCCACCGTCTTCCCTCGATCGCCGGCGTTGTTCCCGGCCAGCACGGCCGCCCGACAGGCTGTCTTTTCGCGCCGCGCTGCGGCTACGGAACGGTCGAATGCGAACGCGGCGTCGTCCGTCAAGGCCCGGAGCTTGGCCTGGCGCTATGCAACTATCCTTTGAAGGACGGCAAGCCGCTCGGGCATCCCGGCGTCATGGCCGTTCAAACTGCAGGAGATCTGGTATGA
- a CDS encoding putative quinol monooxygenase has product MNRKTVVRMAELEIDPDRLETYRVLLSEEIEASVALEDGVLSLSAVSIRDKPNRIRILEVYADQEAYEAHLQAPHFLKYKKGTAGMVTSLTLIEVDPIAMRAKP; this is encoded by the coding sequence ATGAACCGGAAAACCGTCGTCAGAATGGCTGAGCTGGAGATCGATCCGGACAGGCTGGAAACCTATCGTGTATTGCTCAGCGAGGAAATCGAGGCATCCGTTGCGCTGGAAGACGGCGTGCTTTCGCTGAGCGCCGTTTCCATCAGGGACAAGCCAAACCGCATCCGTATTCTTGAGGTCTACGCCGATCAGGAGGCCTATGAGGCCCATCTGCAGGCACCGCATTTCCTGAAGTACAAGAAGGGGACGGCGGGCATGGTGACATCGCTGACGCTGATCGAGGTCGATCCGATCGCAATGCGTGCGAAGCCATGA
- a CDS encoding ABC transporter substrate-binding protein: MKKISVMLAATALISVMATSAWSKTLVYCSEGSPEGFDPSLYTAGTTFDASSRTVYSRLVEFKHGGTEIEPGLADSWSVSADGKEYTFKLHPGVKFQTTDFFTPSRDFNADDVIFSFERQLKADNPWNKYVEGGSYEYAAGMGFPDLIKSVEKVDDLTVKFTLNHPEAPFLADLAMDFASIISKEYADKLAADGKMAQMNQQPLGTGPFTFVAYQPDAVIRYKANETYFKGKEKIDDLVFAITSDAAVRAQKLKAGECHLIPYPNAADVAELKKDGNLVVQEQAGLNVSYLAYNTLIAPFDKAEVRKALNMAINKQAIVDAVFQGAAAVAKNPIPPTMWSYNDAVVDDKYDPEASKKMLADAGVKGLKMKIWAMPVSRPYMLNARRAAELMQADLAKVGVDAEIVTHEWAEYLKLSSDKKRDGAVILGWTGDNGDPDNFMDTLLGCDAVGGNNRAQWCNKEFDDLMTKAKETADVAERTKAYEQAQLIFKKEAPWNTLDHSLVFVPMSKKVSGFFMDPLGIHRFDGVDISE; the protein is encoded by the coding sequence ATGAAAAAGATCTCTGTCATGCTGGCAGCGACGGCCCTGATTTCGGTCATGGCAACGTCGGCCTGGTCCAAGACCCTTGTTTATTGCTCCGAGGGTTCGCCGGAAGGCTTCGACCCGAGCCTCTACACGGCAGGCACGACCTTCGACGCCTCGTCGCGCACGGTCTATAGCCGCCTCGTCGAATTCAAGCATGGCGGCACCGAGATCGAACCGGGTCTGGCCGACAGCTGGAGCGTTTCGGCCGATGGCAAGGAATACACCTTCAAGCTTCATCCCGGCGTCAAGTTCCAGACCACCGACTTCTTCACGCCGTCGCGCGATTTCAACGCCGACGACGTCATCTTCTCCTTCGAGCGCCAGCTCAAGGCTGACAATCCGTGGAATAAGTATGTCGAGGGCGGCTCCTACGAATATGCAGCCGGCATGGGCTTCCCCGACCTGATCAAGTCGGTCGAGAAGGTCGATGACCTGACGGTCAAGTTCACGCTCAACCACCCGGAGGCGCCGTTCCTCGCCGACCTCGCCATGGACTTCGCCTCGATCATTTCCAAGGAATATGCCGACAAGCTCGCCGCCGACGGCAAGATGGCGCAGATGAACCAGCAGCCGCTCGGTACCGGCCCGTTCACCTTCGTCGCCTACCAGCCGGATGCCGTCATCCGCTACAAGGCGAACGAAACCTATTTCAAGGGCAAGGAAAAGATCGACGATCTGGTTTTCGCCATCACCTCTGACGCCGCCGTGCGCGCCCAGAAGCTGAAGGCCGGCGAATGCCACCTCATCCCTTATCCGAATGCGGCTGACGTCGCCGAACTGAAGAAGGACGGAAATCTGGTCGTTCAGGAGCAGGCCGGCCTGAACGTCTCGTACCTCGCCTACAACACCTTGATCGCTCCTTTCGACAAGGCCGAAGTCCGCAAGGCGCTGAACATGGCGATCAACAAGCAGGCGATCGTCGATGCCGTCTTCCAGGGTGCCGCGGCCGTTGCCAAGAACCCGATCCCGCCGACCATGTGGTCGTATAACGACGCCGTCGTCGACGACAAGTACGATCCCGAAGCGTCGAAGAAGATGCTGGCGGATGCAGGCGTCAAGGGTCTGAAGATGAAGATCTGGGCGATGCCGGTTTCGCGTCCGTACATGCTGAACGCGCGTCGCGCCGCAGAATTGATGCAGGCCGACTTGGCCAAGGTCGGTGTCGATGCGGAGATCGTCACCCATGAATGGGCCGAATATCTGAAGCTCTCGTCCGACAAGAAGCGCGACGGTGCCGTCATCCTCGGCTGGACCGGCGACAACGGCGACCCTGACAACTTCATGGATACGTTGCTTGGCTGCGACGCTGTCGGCGGCAACAACCGCGCTCAGTGGTGCAACAAGGAATTCGACGATCTGATGACGAAGGCCAAGGAAACGGCCGACGTTGCCGAACGCACGAAGGCCTATGAGCAGGCCCAGCTGATCTTCAAGAAGGAGGCGCCCTGGAACACGCTCGACCACTCGCTGGTCTTCGTTCCGATGAGCAAGAAGGTCTCGGGCTTCTTCATGGATCCGCTCGGAATTCACCGTTTCGACGGTGTGGACATTTCCGAATAA
- a CDS encoding ABC transporter permease subunit, with product MLRFFIGRLAVLIPTFLGVSLIAFSFIRLIPGDPVMLLSGERVMAPERHAQIMHDLGFDRPVYVQYFDYLVKVLHGDLGTSIVTKRPVLGEFFTLFPATLELSFCAIILAVCLGVPAGVFAAVKRGTWFDQSVMGVALIGYSMPIFWWGLLLIIFFSGYLGWTPVSGRISLMYFFKPVTGFMLIDSLLSGQKGAFASAVSYLILPTIVLATIPLAVIARQTRSAMLEVLGEDYVRTARSKGLKPLRVVGVHALRNAMIPVVTTIGLQIGVLLAGAILTETIFSWPGIGKWMVDSVFKRDYAVVQGGLLLIAGVIMIVNLIVDVTYGFINPRIRH from the coding sequence ATGTTGCGTTTTTTCATCGGCCGTCTCGCGGTACTGATCCCGACGTTCCTCGGCGTTTCACTGATAGCCTTCTCGTTCATCCGCCTGATTCCCGGCGACCCGGTCATGCTTCTGTCGGGTGAGCGCGTCATGGCGCCGGAACGTCACGCCCAGATCATGCACGATCTCGGCTTCGACCGGCCCGTCTATGTGCAGTATTTCGACTATCTCGTTAAAGTGCTGCACGGCGATCTCGGCACCTCGATCGTCACCAAGCGGCCGGTTCTCGGTGAGTTCTTCACATTGTTCCCGGCAACGCTGGAGCTTTCGTTCTGCGCCATCATCCTTGCCGTCTGTCTTGGTGTGCCCGCTGGCGTCTTTGCGGCCGTCAAGCGAGGCACGTGGTTCGATCAGAGTGTCATGGGTGTCGCCCTCATCGGTTATTCCATGCCGATCTTCTGGTGGGGCCTGCTGCTCATCATCTTCTTCTCCGGCTATCTCGGCTGGACACCGGTTTCCGGCCGCATCTCGCTGATGTATTTCTTCAAGCCGGTTACCGGATTCATGCTGATCGACAGCCTGCTGTCGGGCCAGAAGGGAGCCTTCGCCTCGGCCGTCAGCTATCTCATCCTGCCGACGATCGTGCTGGCGACCATTCCGCTTGCCGTCATCGCGCGTCAGACCCGCTCGGCGATGCTCGAGGTCCTGGGTGAGGATTATGTCCGCACCGCCCGTTCGAAAGGGCTGAAACCCCTGCGCGTTGTCGGCGTGCATGCGCTGCGCAATGCGATGATCCCCGTTGTCACCACGATCGGCCTGCAGATCGGCGTTCTGCTTGCCGGCGCCATTCTTACCGAGACGATCTTCTCCTGGCCAGGCATCGGCAAATGGATGGTCGATTCGGTGTTCAAGCGCGACTATGCCGTGGTCCAGGGCGGCCTTCTGCTGATCGCCGGCGTCATCATGATCGTCAATCTGATTGTTGATGTTACCTACGGCTTCATCAATCCGCGTATTCGTCACTAG
- a CDS encoding peptide ABC transporter ATP-binding protein, translating to MTGAVLEGRDLARFYTVNRGLFKADATVKALNGVSFSLHSGKTLAVVGESGCGKSTLARLVTMIEDPTAGELLIDGKPARIGDRSLRSQVQIVFQNPYGSLNPRQKVGTILDEPLKINTDLDAGSRRRKVEEMMARVGLRPEHHGRYPHMFSGGQRQRIAIARALMLRPKVLVLDEPVSALDLSIQAQVLNLLMDLQKEMGLAYLFISHGLSVVHHIADEVMVMYLGRPVETGPAAEVFARPRHPYTAALLSATPIADPERAKNRIRLQGELPSPLKPPSGCHFNPRCWKAQDYCRQVSPELRGEGAQQYACHFPLD from the coding sequence ATGACGGGCGCTGTTCTCGAGGGCAGGGATCTCGCCCGTTTCTACACCGTCAACCGCGGTCTCTTCAAAGCGGATGCGACCGTCAAGGCGCTGAACGGCGTCAGCTTCAGCCTCCATTCCGGCAAGACGCTCGCCGTCGTTGGCGAATCCGGCTGCGGCAAGTCGACGCTCGCCCGCCTGGTCACGATGATCGAGGATCCGACGGCCGGAGAACTGCTGATCGACGGCAAGCCCGCCCGGATCGGCGATCGCAGTCTGCGCAGCCAGGTGCAGATCGTTTTCCAGAACCCTTACGGTTCGCTCAATCCGCGCCAGAAGGTCGGCACCATCCTCGATGAGCCGCTGAAGATCAACACCGATCTCGATGCTGGCTCCCGCCGCCGCAAGGTCGAGGAGATGATGGCCCGCGTCGGCCTGCGTCCGGAACATCACGGCCGCTATCCCCACATGTTCTCCGGCGGCCAGCGCCAGCGTATCGCTATCGCCCGCGCACTGATGCTGCGGCCGAAGGTGCTGGTGCTCGACGAACCGGTTTCGGCCCTCGATCTGTCGATCCAGGCGCAAGTGCTGAACTTGCTGATGGACCTGCAGAAGGAGATGGGGCTGGCTTATCTCTTCATCTCGCACGGCCTCTCCGTCGTCCATCACATCGCCGACGAGGTAATGGTGATGTATCTCGGCCGCCCCGTCGAAACCGGCCCTGCCGCCGAGGTCTTTGCAAGGCCGCGCCACCCCTATACCGCAGCCTTGCTGTCGGCGACGCCAATCGCCGATCCCGAACGCGCGAAGAACCGCATCCGCCTGCAGGGAGAGCTGCCCTCGCCTTTGAAGCCGCCGTCGGGCTGCCACTTCAATCCGCGCTGCTGGAAGGCGCAGGACTATTGCCGCCAGGTTTCTCCCGAACTAAGGGGAGAAGGCGCACAACAATATGCCTGTCACTTCCCGCTCGACTGA
- a CDS encoding CoA-acylating methylmalonate-semialdehyde dehydrogenase, with translation MREIGHFIGGKHVAGTSGRVSNVYNPATGEVQATVALASVEELRAAVENAKAAQPKWAATNPQRRARVFFKFVELLNTHMDELAELISREHGKTIEDAKGDVIRGLEVCEFVCGIPHLAKGEFTEGAGPAIDMYSIRQPVGIGAGITPFNFPGMIPMWMFAPAIACGNAFILKPSERDPSLPIRLGELMIEAGLPAGILNVVNGDKGAVDAILTDPDIGAVSFVGSTPIARYVYGTAAMNGKRAQCFGGAKNHMIIMPDADMDQAVNALMGAGYGSAGERCMAISVAVPVGEETANRLVEKLTPKIESLRIGPYTDDKADMGPLVTKEAYTRVRGLIDRGVEEGAKLVVDGRDFKLQGYEDGYFVGGCLFDHVTPEMDIYKTEIFGPVLSVVRAQNYEEALSLPMKHEYGNGVAIYTRDGDAARDFASRINIGMIGINVPIPVPLAYHSFGGWKASSFGDLNQHGTDSIKFWTKTKTVTARWPSGIKSGAEFVMPTMK, from the coding sequence ATGCGTGAGATCGGTCATTTCATCGGCGGCAAGCATGTTGCCGGCACCAGCGGCCGCGTGAGCAACGTCTACAATCCGGCAACCGGCGAAGTGCAGGCGACGGTCGCACTCGCAAGCGTCGAGGAGTTGCGCGCCGCGGTCGAAAACGCCAAGGCTGCGCAGCCGAAATGGGCTGCCACCAATCCGCAGCGCCGCGCCCGTGTCTTCTTCAAGTTCGTCGAACTCCTGAACACGCACATGGACGAGCTTGCCGAACTGATTTCCAGGGAACACGGCAAGACCATCGAAGACGCCAAGGGCGACGTCATCCGCGGCCTGGAAGTCTGCGAATTCGTCTGCGGCATCCCGCATCTCGCCAAGGGTGAATTCACTGAAGGCGCTGGTCCTGCGATCGACATGTATTCGATCCGCCAGCCGGTCGGCATCGGCGCCGGCATCACGCCTTTCAACTTCCCGGGCATGATCCCGATGTGGATGTTTGCGCCAGCGATTGCCTGCGGCAACGCCTTCATCCTGAAGCCCTCCGAGCGTGATCCCTCCCTGCCGATCCGTCTCGGCGAACTGATGATCGAGGCCGGCCTGCCGGCGGGCATCCTCAACGTTGTCAACGGCGACAAGGGTGCGGTCGACGCGATCCTCACCGATCCCGATATCGGCGCCGTCTCTTTCGTCGGTTCCACGCCGATCGCTCGCTACGTCTATGGCACGGCGGCGATGAACGGCAAGCGCGCCCAGTGCTTCGGCGGCGCCAAGAACCACATGATCATCATGCCGGACGCCGATATGGATCAGGCCGTCAACGCACTGATGGGCGCAGGCTACGGTTCGGCCGGCGAACGCTGCATGGCGATCTCGGTTGCCGTTCCGGTCGGTGAAGAGACCGCAAACCGCCTCGTCGAAAAGCTGACGCCGAAGATCGAATCTCTGCGCATCGGCCCTTACACCGACGACAAGGCCGATATGGGCCCGCTCGTCACCAAGGAAGCCTACACCCGCGTGCGCGGCCTCATCGACCGCGGCGTCGAGGAAGGTGCCAAGCTTGTCGTCGACGGCCGCGATTTCAAGCTTCAGGGCTATGAAGACGGCTATTTCGTCGGCGGCTGCCTGTTCGACCATGTCACGCCCGAGATGGACATTTACAAGACCGAAATCTTCGGACCTGTCCTCTCCGTCGTACGCGCCCAGAACTACGAGGAAGCGCTGTCGCTGCCGATGAAGCACGAATATGGTAACGGCGTCGCCATCTACACCCGCGACGGCGATGCCGCCCGCGATTTCGCCTCGCGTATCAATATCGGCATGATCGGCATCAACGTTCCGATCCCGGTTCCGCTCGCCTATCACTCCTTCGGCGGCTGGAAGGCATCGAGCTTCGGCGACCTCAACCAGCACGGCACGGATTCGATCAAGTTCTGGACGAAGACCAAGACCGTCACCGCCCGCTGGCCCTCCGGCATCAAGAGCGGCGCGGAATTCGTCATGCCGACGATGAAGTGA
- a CDS encoding ABC transporter permease subunit codes for MSTVTVKTGQPSALAEFWHYFSRNKGAVIGLVVFAIILVVAVFAPFFAPHAPNEQNRAVLLAVPAWMEGGSASFPLGTDAVGRDILSRLIYGARFSLFIGVVVVTLSVICGVLIGLVAGYFRGRIDTAIMRLMDIILAFPSLLLALVLVAVLGPGLTNAMIAISLVNQPHFVRLTRASVITEREKEYVIASRVAGAGTLRLMFKTILPNCLGPLIVQATLAFSAAILDAAALGFLGMGAQPPTPEWGTMLAESREFISRAWWVVTFPGLAILVTVLAINLMGDGLRDALDPKLKRS; via the coding sequence ATGAGCACGGTCACCGTTAAAACCGGCCAGCCATCCGCTCTTGCGGAGTTCTGGCATTATTTCTCGCGCAACAAAGGCGCCGTCATCGGCCTCGTCGTTTTCGCCATCATTCTGGTCGTCGCAGTCTTCGCGCCGTTCTTTGCGCCGCATGCGCCGAACGAGCAGAACCGCGCGGTGCTGCTCGCGGTGCCGGCCTGGATGGAGGGCGGCAGCGCATCCTTCCCGCTCGGAACGGATGCCGTCGGCCGCGACATTCTCTCGCGCCTGATCTATGGCGCGCGTTTCTCTCTCTTCATCGGCGTCGTCGTCGTCACGCTTTCTGTCATATGCGGCGTGCTGATCGGCCTCGTCGCGGGCTATTTCCGCGGCAGGATCGATACGGCGATCATGCGCCTGATGGACATCATCCTGGCTTTCCCGTCGCTGCTGCTGGCGCTCGTGCTGGTGGCGGTGCTAGGCCCAGGTCTCACCAATGCGATGATTGCGATTTCGCTGGTCAACCAGCCGCATTTCGTGCGGTTGACGCGCGCCTCGGTCATAACCGAGCGTGAGAAGGAATATGTGATTGCCTCGCGCGTTGCCGGTGCCGGCACGCTGCGTTTGATGTTCAAGACGATCCTGCCGAACTGTCTCGGGCCGCTCATCGTCCAGGCGACGCTCGCCTTCTCGGCGGCGATCCTCGATGCCGCCGCCCTCGGCTTCCTCGGCATGGGCGCCCAGCCGCCGACACCCGAATGGGGTACGATGCTCGCCGAATCCCGTGAGTTCATCTCGCGCGCCTGGTGGGTCGTAACATTCCCGGGTCTTGCCATCCTCGTGACCGTTCTCGCCATCAATCTGATGGGCGACGGCCTGCGCGATGCGCTTGACCCCAAGCTGAAGAGGTCGTGA
- a CDS encoding DUF4174 domain-containing protein — translation MSKTLLYGATKIDETNSAYSPAKSLAAFQWKNRVFILFADKENARAARQENQLLADRNALDERDMVVLKVAGKNVRSLFGAADGLDGEAIRRDMEAPEAGEFVAFLLGKDGTVKLKASEPIASGELFAIIDSMPMRAAESVKPDK, via the coding sequence ATGTCGAAAACCCTTCTCTACGGCGCGACCAAGATCGACGAGACCAACAGCGCCTATTCGCCGGCCAAAAGCCTCGCAGCCTTCCAATGGAAGAACCGCGTCTTCATCCTTTTTGCCGACAAAGAGAATGCCCGCGCTGCCCGCCAGGAAAATCAGCTGCTCGCCGATCGGAACGCGCTCGATGAGCGTGATATGGTGGTGCTGAAGGTGGCGGGGAAGAATGTCCGGTCGCTCTTCGGCGCGGCTGACGGTCTCGACGGTGAAGCGATCCGCCGTGACATGGAGGCGCCCGAGGCGGGCGAATTCGTGGCCTTCCTCCTCGGCAAGGACGGCACGGTCAAGCTCAAGGCCAGCGAGCCGATCGCGAGCGGCGAGCTCTTCGCCATCATCGACAGCATGCCGATGCGCGCTGCCGAATCGGTGAAGCCCGACAAATAG
- a CDS encoding LysR family transcriptional regulator: MNWDDVRIFLAVARTGQILAASKRLGLNHATLSRRLTSLEEALKTRLFVRRTNGCELTAEGEVFLASAERMETEMLAVQASLGHTDTAIAGTVRVGAPDGFGVSFLAPRMGRLIERHPELKIQLVPVPRSFSLSQREADIAITLERPEQGRLVSSKLTDYTLGLYASRDYLASHGTPGDIDALKVHPRIGYVEDLIFTASLNFSGEVMRSWDASFEISTSIGQTEAVRSGAGIGILHDYIARQYPELQRILPGISIRRAYWTTYHETARDLLRVRSVADFLQELVSAERHIFL; the protein is encoded by the coding sequence ATGAACTGGGACGATGTTCGCATTTTCCTTGCCGTCGCCCGCACCGGGCAGATTCTCGCCGCCTCGAAGCGGCTTGGGCTCAATCATGCCACGCTCTCGCGTCGGCTGACGTCGCTGGAAGAGGCGCTGAAGACGCGGCTTTTCGTCCGCCGCACGAATGGCTGCGAGCTGACGGCCGAAGGCGAAGTGTTCCTGGCATCCGCAGAGCGGATGGAAACGGAAATGCTCGCCGTGCAGGCGAGCCTCGGCCATACCGACACAGCCATTGCCGGAACCGTGCGCGTCGGCGCGCCTGATGGCTTCGGCGTTTCCTTTCTGGCGCCGCGCATGGGCAGGCTGATCGAACGCCATCCCGAGCTGAAGATCCAGCTCGTCCCGGTGCCGCGCTCCTTCTCGCTTTCGCAGCGCGAGGCCGATATCGCCATAACGCTGGAACGGCCCGAACAGGGCCGGCTCGTGTCCTCCAAGCTCACCGATTATACGCTCGGTCTCTATGCCTCACGCGACTATCTCGCCTCCCACGGCACACCCGGCGATATCGACGCGTTGAAGGTGCATCCGCGCATCGGCTATGTCGAAGACCTGATCTTCACCGCCTCGCTGAATTTCTCCGGCGAGGTGATGCGCAGTTGGGATGCGAGCTTCGAGATTTCGACGTCGATCGGTCAGACGGAGGCCGTCCGGTCAGGCGCCGGCATCGGCATCCTGCACGATTACATCGCCCGACAATATCCGGAGCTTCAGCGCATCCTGCCCGGCATTTCCATCCGGCGCGCCTACTGGACAACCTATCACGAAACGGCGCGCGACCTTCTGCGCGTCAGAAGCGTTGCCGACTTCCTGCAGGAACTGGTCAGCGCCGAACGGCACATCTTTCTCTAG